One window of Pocillopora verrucosa isolate sample1 chromosome 9, ASM3666991v2, whole genome shotgun sequence genomic DNA carries:
- the LOC131798883 gene encoding matrix metalloproteinase-24: MRKASQLLRLFLLFLSLRCSNGAPVDEKEKQFALDFLKKYHYLSPLKNGNHNFKDAVRIFQEFVNIPNTGQLDRKTIAEMHKPRCGVPDFDDDDKPSPGRVKRFSVSGYRWETMHLTYRIHNFASNGGLTVSQQRGIIRRAFKAWEKIGPVSFSEVNNSSSNANISISFVARVHASCCCKFDGTGGSIAHAFYPKSGALHFDDDEQYTNSNTTGYNLFSIALHEIGHLLGLKHSNDPKAVMYMEYKNNQNLTDEERHGIEYIYMQGTAQPDSTEPPGNCADDVPSCQDYVDECTGNHFVRKSCRKSCGICGGHSVVKLPCVDKYTSTSCKMLKGYNYCSNYKAFMTDKCKKTCGLCAAG, translated from the exons ATGCGAAAAGCATCTCAATTGTTGCGGTTGTTTCTCCTTTTTCTGTCTCTGCGTTGTTCAAATGGTGCTCCAGTagatgaaaaagagaaacaatttGCCCTG GATTTTCTGAAGAAGTATCATTACCTGTCCCCCTTAAAAAATGGAAACCATAACTTCAAGGACGCCGTGAGAATATTCCAGGAATTTGTGAATATTCCAAACACAGGTCAGCTGGATAGAAAAACAATAGCCGAGATGCACAAGCCAAGATGCGGTGTCCCGGATTTTGACGACGATGACAAACCCAGTCCGG GGCGGGTTAAAAGGTTTTCTGTCTCCGGATATCGTTGGGAAACTATGCATCTCACTTACAGAATCCATAACTTCGCATCAAATGGTGGGTTGACTGTAAGTCAACAGCGAGGTATCATACGGAGAGCTTTTAAGGCATGGGAAAAAATTGGTCCAGTTTCATTCAGTGAGGTCAATAACTCCAGCTCAAACGCGAACATCAGTATATC ATTTGTTGCAAGGGTTCACGCCAGCTGTTGCTGCAAATTTGATGGTACGGGAGGAAGCATTGCTCATGCATTCTATCCGAAATCCGGCGCTCTTCACTTTGACGACGATGAACAATACACCAACAGTAACACGACTGGATACAATCTGTTCTCAATTGCTCTTCACGAGATTGGACACCTCTTGGGGTTGAAGCACTCTAACGATCCTAAAGCTGTTATGTATATGGAGtataaaaacaaccaaaatctCACGGACGAGGAAAGACATGGAATTGAGTATATCTACA TGCAGGGAACTGCTCAACCAGACTCCACTGAGC CCCCAGGGAACTGCGCTGATGACGTGCCTTCATGCCAGGATTATGTTGACGAATGCACGGGTAACCATTTTGTGAGGAAGAGTTGCCGTAAATCATGTGGAATTTGCG GTGGTCACAGCGTCG TTAAATTACCCTGCGTTGATAAGTATACGTCGACTTCGTGCAAAATGCTCAAAGGATATAACTACTGCAGTAATTATAAGGCCTTCATGACCGATAAATGCAAAAAGACGTGTGGACTTTGTGCTG CTGGATAA
- the LOC131798895 gene encoding chymotrypsin-like protease CTRL-1 has product MMNLWIGVVLLLLGVSHSQGCGQKPFSARVVNGENAAPHAWPWQISLRVNGRHICGGSLIEDDWVVTAAHCVDRNPSPSGYTVVVGAHIRTGTTSVQQTFNLRQLFKHESFNMRELRNDIALLQLNGRVKLSDKVNTVCMPQPGDKVSPGSRCYITGWGRMVGGGQAASTLQQAVLPVADHKSCQSVNGYMVSVDEDSMVCAGGEGKGGCQGDSGGPFVCNEGGRWVLRGAVSWGHGKCRTDHYTVFARVSNFVDWIKQKQSSGGGGNGGGGGGGCSDRNPNCRHYLQYCRWDQNIRRLCPKSCRLC; this is encoded by the exons ATGATGAATCTCTGGATCGGAGTTGTGCTGTTGCTGCTTGGCGTATCACATTCTCAAG GATGTGGGCAAAAACCATTTTCGGCAAGAGTTGTGAATGGTGAAAATGCTGCGCCTCACGCTTGGCCTTGGCAGATTTCACTCAGAGTGAATGGTCGACATATCTGTGGAGGATCACTTATTGAAGATGACTGGGTTGTAACTGCTGCTCATTGTGTGGACAGGAACCCATCGCCGAGTGGCTACACTGTAGTCGTAG GAGCCCACATAAGAACTGGAACAACCTCCGTGCAGCAGACCTTCAATTTACGGCAACTATTCAAACATGAAAGCTTCAACATGAGAGAGCTCCGTAACGATATAGCTCTTCTACAGCTGAATGGGCGAGTGAAACTGAGCGATAAAGTAAATACCGTTTGCATGCCACAGCCAGGAGACAAGGTGTCACCTGGATCACGATGTTATATTACAG GTTGGGGAAGAATGGTTGGAGGTGGACAAGCCGCTTCAACTCTCCAACAGGCTGTGTTGCCAGTCGCCGATCACAAAAGCTGCCAAAGTGTTAACGGTTATATGGTTAGTGTTGATGAAGACTCCATGGTGTGCGCTGGAGGTGAAGGCAAAGGTGGATGCCAG GGAGACAGTGGCGGCCCATTTGTTTGCAACGAAGGAGGGCGATGGGTTTTGAGAGGTGCTGTGAGCTGGGGTCATGGAAAGTGCAGGACAGATCATTACACAGTGTTTGCTCGTGTGAGCAATTTCGTGGATTGGATCAAACAAAAGCAATCAA GCGGAGGCGGTGGAAACggcggaggtggaggaggag GCTGCAGTGACAGGAATCCAAACTGCCGTCATTATCTGCAGTACTGCAGATGGGACCAAAACATTCGACGATTGTGCCCTAAGTCGTGTCGCCTTT gCTAG
- the LOC136276845 gene encoding chymotrypsinogen B-like — protein MNLWIGAALLLLGVSHSKGCGVKPYTARVVNGENASPHSWPWQISLRVNGRHICGGSLIDKDWVVTAAHCVDRNPNPSGYTVVVGAHSRLGSTAVQQTHRLKKLFKHEGYSGRHLRNDIALLQLERPISASSKVNTVCLPESRSRIPAGTQCYITGWGRTVGGGTAANILQQARLPVASHSDCSRINGRLLPVDDTSMICAGGQGKGGCQGDSGGPFVCAEKGRWVLRGAVSWGHRMCRTDHYTVFARLSSFIEWINRKKSGTSGGGSVSCVDGHSYCPYWTKYCSWHSWVQATCKKTCKRC, from the exons ATGAATCTCTGGATCGGAGCTGCACTTTTGTTGCTTGGAGTTTCGCATTCTAAAG GTTGTGGAGTCAAACCATATACGGCTAGAGTCGTTAATGGGGAAAATGCCTCTCCACACTCTTGGCCCTGGCAGATTTCACTCAGAGTAAATGGACGTCACATATGTGGAGGATCTCTCATAGACAAGGACTGGGTCGTCACTGCCGCCCATTGTGTCGATAGGAACCCGAATCCAAGTGGATACACTGTAGTCGTGG GTGCTCATAGTCGGCTTGGATCCACAGCAGTACAGCAGACCCATCGCTTaaagaaattattcaaacatGAAGGATACAGTGGGAGACATCTGCGAAATGATATTGCACTTCTTCAGCTTGAAAGGCCCATATCAGCCAGCTCTAAAGTTAATACGGTGTGTCTACCAGAGTCTAGGAGCCGCATTCCAGCAGGAACACAATGCTATATTACTG GCTGGGGAAGAACTGTTGGAGGTGGAACTGCAGCGAACATTCTCCAGCAGGCTCGACTGCCGGTTGCTTCGCACAGTGATTGCAGCAGAATCAACGGACGTTTGCTTCCTGTTGATGATACCTCAATGATATGTGCCGGAGGTCAAGGAAAAGGAGGATGTCAG GGCGACAGTGGTGGACCTTTTGTTTGCGCGGAGAAAGGGAGATGGGTGTTGCGTGGCGCTGTAAGCTGGGGTCACAGGATGTGCAGAACAGATCACTACACTGTGTTCGCTCGTCTGAGTAGCTTCATTGAATGGATCAACAGGAAGAAGTCAG GTACCAGTGGAGGGGGCAGTGTTA GTTGTGTCGATGGGCACAGTTACTGCCCGTATTGGACTAAGTACTGCTCATGGCATTCGTGGGTACAGGCAACTTGCAAGAAGACATGTAAACGTTGCTAA
- the LOC131798859 gene encoding chymotrypsinogen B-like isoform X2, with protein sequence MNLWIGVTLLCLSFSYSQGCGNKPFSARVVNGENATPHSWPWQISLRVNGRHICGGSLIDREWVVTAAHCVDRNPRPSGYTVVVGAHRRTGSTQVQRTFRLRQLFKHEGFSMRNLRNDIALLQLAGSISPSPKVNTVCLPASGSRIPAGSQCYITGWGRTVGGGNAADVLQQAMLPVASHRDCSRVNGRLIPVDERSMVCAGRQGKGGCQGDSGGPFVCNERGRWVLRGAVSWGHSQCRTDHYTVFARVSSFISWINSKKSGGGGGGGGGGGGNCIDKDRRCRYWTQYCPWHSYVRTNCMKTCKLC encoded by the exons ATGAATCTCTGGATCGGAGTGACACTTTTGTGTCTTTCATTCTCATATTCTCAAG GTTGTGGAAACAAACCATTTTCAGCTAGAGTCGTGAATGGGGAAAATGCCACTCCACACTCCTGGCCCTGGCAGATTTCTCTCAGAGTAAATGGACGTCACATATGTGGAGGATCTCTCATCGATAGGGAATGGGTCGTGACTGCCGCCCATTGTGTGGATAGAAACCCGAGACCGAGTGGATACACTGTAGTCGTGG GAGCCCACCGTCGAACAGGATCAACACAAGTGCAGAGGACCTTTCGTTTGAGACAACTGTTTAAACATGAAGGATTCAGTATGAGAAATCTGCGAAATGACATAGCACTTCTGCAGCTTGCTGGGTCTATATCACCCAGTCCTAAAGTCAACACGGTGTGTTTACCAGCTTCTGGGAGTCGGATTCCAGCAGGATCGCAATGCTATATTACAG GCTGGGGAAGAACTGTTGGAGGCGGAAATGCAGCGGACGTTCTCCAACAGGCTATGCTGCCAGTTGCCTCACACCGTGACTGCAGCAGAGTCAATGGACGACTGATTCCTGTCGATGAGAGATCAATGGTATGTGCTGGACGCCAAGGAAAAGGAGGATGCCAG GGTGACAGTGGCGGGCCTTTTGTTTGCAATGAGCGTGGACGATGGGTGTTGAGAGGTGCTGTGAGCTGGGGTCATTCGCAGTGTAGGACAGATCACTACACGGTTTTCGCTCGTGTAAGCAGCTTCATTAGCTGGATCAACAGCAAGAAGTCAG gtggaggcGGAGGCGGAGGCGGCGGAGGCGGAGGAA ATTGCATAGATAAGGACCGAAGGTGTCGCTATTGGACTCAGTACTGCCCATGGCATTCGTATGTGCGGACAAATTGCATGAAGACATGCAAACTCTGCTAA
- the LOC131798859 gene encoding chymotrypsinogen B-like isoform X1, producing the protein MNLWIGVTLLCLSFSYSQGCGNKPFSARVVNGENATPHSWPWQISLRVNGRHICGGSLIDREWVVTAAHCVDRNPRPSGYTVVVGAHRRTGSTQVQRTFRLRQLFKHEGFSMRNLRNDIALLQLAGSISPSPKVNTVCLPASGSRIPAGSQCYITGWGRTVGGGNAADVLQQAMLPVASHRDCSRVNGRLIPVDERSMVCAGRQGKGGCQGDSGGPFVCNERGRWVLRGAVSWGHSQCRTDHYTVFARVSSFISWINSKKSGGGGGGGGGGGGGGGGNCIDKDRRCRYWTQYCPWHSYVRTNCMKTCKLC; encoded by the exons ATGAATCTCTGGATCGGAGTGACACTTTTGTGTCTTTCATTCTCATATTCTCAAG GTTGTGGAAACAAACCATTTTCAGCTAGAGTCGTGAATGGGGAAAATGCCACTCCACACTCCTGGCCCTGGCAGATTTCTCTCAGAGTAAATGGACGTCACATATGTGGAGGATCTCTCATCGATAGGGAATGGGTCGTGACTGCCGCCCATTGTGTGGATAGAAACCCGAGACCGAGTGGATACACTGTAGTCGTGG GAGCCCACCGTCGAACAGGATCAACACAAGTGCAGAGGACCTTTCGTTTGAGACAACTGTTTAAACATGAAGGATTCAGTATGAGAAATCTGCGAAATGACATAGCACTTCTGCAGCTTGCTGGGTCTATATCACCCAGTCCTAAAGTCAACACGGTGTGTTTACCAGCTTCTGGGAGTCGGATTCCAGCAGGATCGCAATGCTATATTACAG GCTGGGGAAGAACTGTTGGAGGCGGAAATGCAGCGGACGTTCTCCAACAGGCTATGCTGCCAGTTGCCTCACACCGTGACTGCAGCAGAGTCAATGGACGACTGATTCCTGTCGATGAGAGATCAATGGTATGTGCTGGACGCCAAGGAAAAGGAGGATGCCAG GGTGACAGTGGCGGGCCTTTTGTTTGCAATGAGCGTGGACGATGGGTGTTGAGAGGTGCTGTGAGCTGGGGTCATTCGCAGTGTAGGACAGATCACTACACGGTTTTCGCTCGTGTAAGCAGCTTCATTAGCTGGATCAACAGCAAGAAGTCAG gtggaggtggaggtggaggcGGAGGCGGAGGCGGCGGAGGCGGAGGAA ATTGCATAGATAAGGACCGAAGGTGTCGCTATTGGACTCAGTACTGCCCATGGCATTCGTATGTGCGGACAAATTGCATGAAGACATGCAAACTCTGCTAA
- the LOC131798850 gene encoding chymotrypsin-like protease CTRL-1, with translation MISLKIYVLLAVTAVFLKPSLGQSCGMRMASRVVNGQNAQRHAWPWQISLRYRGGHICGGSIISNWWILTASHCVEKDRSPRGYSVVVGLHAQRERPGQDQIFGLRRVIMHERYRQLNFDVALLQLNRPIRMSYKAKPVCLPQQGSRARPGSQCYITGWGRTVGGGYGANILQQAMLPVADDRRCSYVNGRLGRVYSDTMICAGGQGRGGCQGDSGGPFVCNEGGRWVLRGAVSWGHEYCRTDYFTVFARVSTFTNWIRHRTGL, from the exons ACGTGCTATTGGCTGTAACTGCTGTTTTTCTCAAACCTTCTCTCGGCCAAA GTTGCGGAATGCGCATGGCATCTAGAGTGGTAAATGGACAGAATGCTCAGCGCCACGCCTGGCCTTGGCAGATCTCACTACGGTACAGGGGTGGGCACATCTGTGGGGGATCAATCATAAGTAACTGGTGGATTTTGACTGCTTCTCATTGTGTCGAAAAGGATCGGAGCCCCAGGGGATATTCTGTTGTTGTGG GACTACATGCCCAAAGAGAGCGGCCGGGTCAAGACCAAATATTTGGATTACGTAGAGTGATTATGCATGAGCGATATAGACAATTGAATTTCGATGTAGCTCTTCTGCAGCTAAACAGGCCAATCCGGATGAGTTACAAGGCAAAACCTGTTTGTCTGCCACAACAAGGAAGTAGAGCTCGGCCTGGTTCACAATGTTACATCACAG GATGGGGGCGTACAGTTGGAGGAGGATACGGAGCTAACATTCTTCAACAAGCAATGCTGCCAGTTGCTGATGACAGAAGATGTTCTTATGTTAACGGAAGACTCGGTCGCGTATACAGTGACACCATGATCTGTGCTGGAGGACAGGGACGCGGAGGATGTCAG GGAGACAGCGGTGGACCTTTTGTATGCAATGAAGGCGGGCGATGGGTTCTCCGCGGAGCTGTAAGTTGGGGTCACGAGTACTGTAGGACCGACTACTTTACAGTGTTCGCCCGAGTCAGTACCTTTACCAACTGGATAAGGCACAGGACTGGTTTATGA